The genome window GGCTCCCCACCGCCgctcaatgatgtcgatgtactcCTGGGCATGGGCTACATCTGCCTCCATGATCTGAGCCTTTGCCttctccatcatgtgatacaaaaagCCCATCTGGGGATACCTCTCGCTATCCACGgcccgcagcacttcatataatggtttgatagccttgactatCGCATTGGCCCGCTGCCAGAATGACTGCCTGCTTACCAAGTCTTCCATCCTGCTTCCTTCAGTGCCGGCCTGGGCATATCTACTTTCCTGCCACTCGGGACTaacaaacatctgacgtagggctcctttcttctcgataaggctatcaagtgcaatgtaattcgtagcaaaccgtgtgactcctggTCTAAGAATTTCTCCCCCTGCATACCTTCTCATTAATGAAAGAACCCAAGTATGGCTATAAATATACCTGGTGATGCGTTGGGCTATCTCCACCGTAtgttgcaccctacggatctttccaATATCCATCAGGATGAGGTCGAtgcaatgtgcagcacatggggtccagaaaatttttggtcgccgctccatcaagacctGCCCGGCCAACTTATATTGCGGTCCGttatcagtgacgacctgcacGATATTCTCCTCTCTAATctgatcaatcacctcctccATAAGTCTGAGGATGTATGAGGCGTTGTGCACCTTATCCGAAGCATCAACTGACTTGTGGAAGAAGATCTTTGTATCACagtatgtcagaaagttgatgatgGCCCGCTTTgtcggaccggtccaaccatcacacatcagaGTGAGCCCATATGTGGGCCACTTGCTTTTATATGAACCAATCCAATTCTCTAGctcttccttattgttgtcaagaagctcaccgtagatGTTCCTCGGACCTGGAGGATCAACACCGGGACCGGCAGTCTGTATGGCAGAAATGGCAGACttgtagtatgtattgtctgcaGCATTTGCTGGaatgtggctgaagtggaaccaggatccaatagctcgccacatatccttcttcttctccttcttccacatTGTGTCTACTCTTTGCTGCTTCGAATCTCTTCTGGGGAAGGCatgcggatctacatcatgGATTGACGCACCTGGTGGAATCCCTCCGGAAgacttctttcggctaccaaaacCACCCAGGATAGATGCAATCCGGCTACGTCCTCTGCCCTCGCCCTTCCTGACTGATGTTGTCCTTTGAAACTCTGGATCTTGTCTGCTTCCACCAGAACCGGCGCCCGACTCAAAAaacgagggcccaaatcgagcccgatgcctcgccacctcctcctgctgccatCGATCATCCAGACTCGCCCGCATGGCAGCCTGGATCTGTGCCTCCTCCTCATCTGGACCCTCGGCCTCCTGTGACTCCATCAAGTGATAGGAAGGTGCTTCTGCAGCTTGGCGTTCCACCTCCGCTTTCTGCTTGGCAGCCCTCTCCTTGGCTGCTTTGATCTCAGCGAGGTTTTTCCTCATCAGCTGACGGATGGTCGGTGGGCACTCCGAGCATGCAGATATCTCACGAGAATTACCGGCTAAGTGCTGCTTTAATCTGTTTACTCCTCCtcctttgaagcacttgtggcaataATTGCACTGAAACTGGTGACGTTCACCGAGCATCTTCCCATGCTCCCAGCCAATATTACGCTCTTGGGGTTGCCCTCTCCTTGATGGCTCCATTCCTACGACCACattaattttttcaatttttattttttttaattaaaaattaatttttaaatttattaattaaattataaattatataaattctgTAAAAAAACAGTTAATGTCATTGAATCATTGAATCATTTCCTAATTTTTggcaattaaattaaattatatatcaacaacatataaaaatttcaaaacgaaatggaatcattgaatcatttcctaatttttggcaatttttgacttaatttttttaagcaatttaaatgaaatattaaaaaaacaatgtaggggaattttaccttattttgtttttgctggatttttcttcaagaaaaacgACGCTCTCCgacctttctaattttttttcatgcctttgtcttttcctttctcttcttttcctcctcctttctctttgcCTTTCCTTCACTTAAGCTGATGCACTTGTGGCTTCAGCCTTCAGCATTCGGTTGGCTTTTATAGCCAACCGTTGGGTCACtgtggcactttgaaaagtgCCACTGTGAGCCACAGCGCGGCACTTTCGAAGTGCCGCACAAAGCGGCACTTTCGGTCGCATTGCCGCACAAAGCGGCAATTTAAACCTCCCGCTTTCAAAGTGCCGCATAAAACGGCACTTTGAAAGCTCAAAGTGCCGCACAAAACGGCACTTTGAAAGTGGCACTTTCAAAGTGCCTGAAAGTGCCACACTGGCACTTTCAAAGTGCCTCTGCCAGAGGCACTTTGAACCAGCGCTGTGGCACTATCATAGTGCCACAGCGCTGGCACCTCATTGCCAGCACCGaaccggctcggttcgcaccggttcgatcatgtaccggtgcgaaccgagcggttcgcaccggttcaagcatgtaccggtgcgaaccgccacggttcgcaccggtatggTGCTCGAAACCATCGGTTCCGACCCATATTGGGTCGAAACCGATTTACACACTGGAACCGGACCGGTTCCAGTCAGTACCGGTCCGGTtcgggctgaaccgaccggtaccCTGCCTGCCACcatcctcttccttctcctgCTTAAGGAGGGACTCACCACCTCTTCCTTAAAGAGCTGAATAGTTCATCCACCTTGAACTGCATCACTGCAAACATGAACCAAGACTAAGTCAATCAGTGGAGCAATGTCAATTACAAACAAAACGAGGCAAGAAAATATACCGACGGCAGAAGCGAGATTCTAGCTAGCATTTTTCACAGCCAACTCCCGTAGTAGCTCAGTCAAAGCTAGGAACCTCATCTAGCGAAGGGCATCAACCGACTCCTACTTTTCATCCGACAAAAGAGGAAAAATGCTCAATGCCTGCTCACCGGGGGTCCTCCACAGCGTCAAAAAATCCCTAGAAGCCGtagaaatcaaaaaataaattggCCCTTCCAACTGTGGATGGATGAGGATCTAAAGGAAAGATATTATAACCCTTCCTAAAAGAAAAGTACCACCACACTTTATTTCGAGAGTGAGGCTTCACTTGAAAAAAGGCCCGAAACATCCCCACAATAAGAACAATCCCTTGgtgccaaacaaaaaaaaatcaactatcCTCCAAGCATTAGGGACGAGCTGAGCCAAAATGAGTTGGTGTTGTGCCAACAACTCGACAATGACCATGGGGATCGGGAGTCTCAACCCCACCTTTAGAGATTCCTCGTACAAGGCGCCTGCTTCTTCCCGGGCAAAGTTACTCAATCCGAAGGACCAAACAACTCATGGGTGAAGTTCTGAGGGATAGAAAACATAGTCCAAATACAGTTAAGGTTAGATTTCCCCAAGATACTTCTCCTAGTATCCAAACCCAAGACTACCTCAAGATGGGTTTCTCTCGAGGCCACAGAGACCCGGTCAGGGGAACCTTGACCTATCTCTTCTGCATCAATAGATCAGCCTCCGATGAATGAATCCATAAGCAACAAGCaaaaaaagaatcaaaagaaggtaAGAAGGGAGAAGACTCAAAACGAGCCGAAAGTGCAAAACTACCCACTGAGAACCAGAGGAAAGTCTTGAGAAAGAGCAGAGAGATCGGATCTCAATACAAAAGCATAGAAGAAGCGACCGCACAACTCCACAGTTTTTTTCTTTAAGTTTTGGAGCAGGAAGGAACAAGGTAAGAGGTtcatggtagccatcctctttATTTATAGAGACTGAGGAGACCTATGCCGATACGACGCCTCACCTACTTCGGCCACATGTCACCGTAGAAGGTTCGTGGAAGCCATCCTTTTTATTTATAGAGACTCAAGAGACCTATGCTGATACGACGCCTCACCTACTTCGGCCACGTCACCCAAGCATTCGCCCTCGAGCGATGTCCCGAGTCACTATTGGACTCCAAACGTCTATTCAACATGCAAACATCCCCTCCATAATCACAATGCTTTGGAAACGACAAGGATAGTTGTGCCTCTCATAAATGCAGAAACTGAAAAAATTGTGGTGGTATCGAAAGGACGACTACAAAAAAGCAGCATCGATGATCATCTAGTTTCACGGGAAACCTTTACCGGTTGGCCCCATAAACAAAACTACTTCCATTTCCCAAGCCAGCAGATTCAGCTCGCTATGGAAGTGGGAGGCAAGTGATGTGCCTTAAAATATAGCATGGTCCATACAAAGGGCCAGCCAAACAAAGTCTGCCACGAAGCCTCTTGATCGACAACCAGAGTCCGCAACATGCCAAGCCTAGAAGCACGTGGATGACtcttcaaatttcaaaactaCCTACAGCTGGCGACACTTCGGCCATGATAAAGTTTCTGAAATCATGCCAGCGAGATGGGCGAGGCGTTATACCCGTGTGAAACACCCACGCCTAATTCTCAGAGCGTGCAAAGGCCTGCCAATCACAGCCGACCCATGTGCCCGAATTCTTGGACGACAGGTGCTCGCCTTCGTCTATACAATCCACTCTCTGGGGGACCTTCCAAGTAAGTGCTCTAGTGCCCTGACAGACTATTATGTTGTCATTCACTAAGAACATCCTCTATTCTTTGATTATCGTCCTAACTTAGGCATCGAAAGGTCTCCAGCCGGACACACTCCAGCAAGAGAACTTCATCTTTACTGTTTCAGGTTGGATGCTCGATCGTTGACCAAAACCTTGGACACACTCCAAATCACGACCTCATATAACCGAGCAACTCACTGTTGAGCCCTCCAGCATCTCTCCTACTCGATGCCCGGGTCAAGCCGATCCTCTTCGGCAACAAGTTGGATCGATTTATGTTCTGAATCCGCTACTCAATGAAATACCCAAAACCAAGTAAGTTGAAATCTTGTAAGGACCATGAATCAAACGGATATCATAGTTTTTACAAATACTCCAGCATTGAATTATTATTGTATAAAGTTCTGAACGTGAATGATAATTATAATCTGGTTTATGACATAAGTGAAATCATTATGCAGGCAAGCTAGTCATTATATTTCTTAAAATTGAAGCATCATAGGGATCAATTATGGCATACCATCATATATCGTGCACACAAACTGCATATAGTGAATTATCATTTAGAGAATTGTGGCTATTCTAACTTACATGAACACTAAGATCACCAACCTGTGCAGCCGGGACCTGGAGGCTAGAGACTATTCTTATGCTGTAAATCTGCTATGGTTCAAGTCATGAAAATTCAATATAGTTTTTTCGAGCATCAAAAAAAAGACTTGAATCACCAATTTATGCATTTAACTGAGCACAACTTGACAACATGGTCTAGAGGTAGGCAACTGAAAAGGATAAAAAATTAGCCCTTTGGATTACAGTAACTCTCAAGAGTTTTTCTCCCAAATCCAAAAAGAATGAGGAGATAAAAGGTTGATTTCAAATTCTCCTCATAGATGATGCACTCAAAGGAGATATCGAGCATAGAAACTAGTACTGGTATGCATTAGATGAGTCCAGCTTAAATATTAAGAAGTATAAAAAAGATAGGATATGATATGCATTATTAtatcaaatataataatttaccTCTGATAATAGACATCTGAAATGTATCAACTTCTGCTCTAATTTTGATCTCAATGACAACAGATTAACTCCTATCAGTGTCAATATTCCTCAAGAAACATAAGTAGACATAGTATATGTACAAGATATGTGCTAAAAATGTCTTTGACCCATTGTTCTTCCTTTTAACATGCATACATTTTGAAGACACTAATCTATCCATTGTCTAAAACAAGATGCATCTTTCGATCTAGGAAAGCTCTAAACCTGATAATGGGGCTAACTTTCATGCATATGCACCTACAAATCCTATTTTGCATACTACTCTTTACAAGTACTCAAAAACAGTTCTGTGCTACTGATTCTGCAAAATTTGTCTTCCAGTCAATTTTGATGTCATCTATTTCCATTTTCCATTGCTTGCCAAACCAAGGAAGACAATCAGAGCCCATTTGCTGGAATAATGGGGCCACCTTTCATGGGTATGCTCTTACAAATCCTTCATTGAATACACTCTTCATAAGTACTCAAAAATGGTTTTGTGGTACTGATTCTGCAAAATTTGTCTTTTGGTCCATTTTGATGCCATCTATTTCCATTTCCCATTGCTTGCCAGACCAAGAAGACAATCAAAGCCCATTCGCTGTATTAATATGGACTTCTGTCTCTTTAGGTGTTCTGCATCAGTTCTGGCTTTAACAGGATAAAGTTACTTTGCACTTCTTTGAGAAGTAACTCCAGTTTTTTGACAAACGAAATTACTATTTGACACTTAAAAATTCTATTCAATGTGAATGCTTGTAAGACCTCTATCACAGCTTCACCGGCAATTATGGTGCCTATGAGTAGCTCATGAAAACATAACGTGAAGTCTCCCCAAAATTAGTCTTTTGTAATTTTAATTCTGTAAAGCTCAAGATATAATGCATCCTTGAGTCACACTACATAGCAGCTTATTTGTGCAATAATAGGGAGACAGAATCCTCATAATATCTTATAATGAGCAGAAAAGCAGTATTACCAGCAGAAGCAACAAACAATCATGGATGTAGTTCTATGGATCTGGCAGCGcattccccttttttttgttgagcTCTTAGTTTTTAGAGTTTGAATCCTATATAAGCTAATACAGACAGCAGGGTTGACACTAATTTCTATAGTTGCAGTggtcaaagaaagaaaaagctgTCATTCAATATTTGTAGACTTAAACTTCATTATCATCTAAACTCCAACTTTATATCTTTGTAATTTTCCTCCTTAAGAACCCAAGTTCACTTTGGATTACCAACTAAAAACTTTATTAGAGAAAGGTATTAGGGAAAATTGTGCTTGTAATTTCATACCTCTCCAGAAGCACTGTTGTACCTCTTCTGTTGTTAGCCCTGAAAGAGGTAAATAGATTTATATCGGCATTTTGTCTAtcacattttttttaactaaaagTTGTGCAAATTCACTACCTTTAAATATTGACGGTACAGATGTTCCAAAGTAAACAGTCCGCCTAGGCAGGTTCCATATCCATTTCCTAGGAACATGAATAGGGGAATAACTACTCTGGTGATCTGCAAATACCTGCACATTCATAAATTTGTTATGGGCTTAAAATGGAAAGTTCGTGTTGCTTTACCCTCAATTGCAATGTCATATGGTAAAAGCAAATTATAATAAGAAGCGAAAACTGCAATTACCTCATTAACTTGAAAATAAGTGCCGTTGAGTGGAAAGCTTCCTCTTATTGCCGTTCGACATGGTATCTGATGAGGCTTATATCAGTAATAAACATGCGAAAATCATGTGCATTAAGGAAATCAGTATTAACTCATTCATAAAAGTCATGTGTGTCCTTTTCTAGTTGATGCTCATCGTATCTTTAAGTTCCAAACCTGTGCTGTTGATAGAATCCTGAAAAGAGCACATACTAATAAAAATCCCACGACACTTATCACTTGAAGTTCACCCAATATCTGATCTAAATGTTACATTATATCTTAGCACTGGATACTGCTTCTAAGCTCATACTCACCCATCACATGAACCTGATTGATGAGCCTCCTTATCATATATTATTGCAATGTATACTAATGGTGCTTTCAACAATTCATTCTTTCACATCCAATCCTTGTTTGATATACACCCATTTGGTCCATAAATAAAACTCTAGCCCATCCTCCCCTAGTACTCTCTGTCACTCATATATGCAGCCCCACACTCCAGTTGGCCTACTCTCACCTGTCTATTCTTATAAAGGTCCACAAAAGCATGCCACTGTTTCTTCCAACCTGCTATATTTGATGTCACTCTGTCTGCACATTAGCAACTGATTAGCCTACTCCCACCTTTCTCCTTATAATGGCCtaaaataaattatgttttctcTCAACATGCTATTTCTTAACAAAATTTAATGCTTCCCACTTAACCTCTTATTgtgatttggatccagaatgTCCTGATCTGCTTGCAAATAGTATATGGTTGAGGACATTGGCATCAAATTCAAAGGGTAAGCTCACCCATTGTTATTTCTCCTTAACCTAACCTAGAACATATTAATTAAACCATGCCTTCCTATTCTCCACAACAAGGATTGATGTACCAAAACTGGTAGCCGGACTGGTTGCTCAGCGGCAAGGTTCGGAACGCCCCCTGTGGCATTCTGTGCTGGCCCGTACCGACACAGTAAAGGgggcggaggagagggagaacgagagagaggaatagagagaagggggagagagagggagagaggagggtggcggacATCCAGTAGAGGCCGGCGGAGGGTCAGGAAGCTGCGTGGAGGGACGGAGAAGGGGCTCCGCCTTCGGTTCCTCTATTTTGTTCAAACTCCTCTTCCGCCCCTCCGCGCGGCTCCCACGCCCTCCGCCGACCAGCCAccaccctccctctctctttccccgctctctctcttccttccccactctctctctctctctctcttttcctctcttttcttctccttcttctcctccgtcgCCAGTTTCTCGTTTTGGTTGTTAGAACCGTCCCGGTCCACTGCAGGTATGGCTCAGTACGCCCTGAATCGGGTAGTCCGAGATGGTTCTACCAACCATGCTCCACAACCTTCATTGTCAAATGATACATGCCCACATCAAAACCCCTTATGAACCTTCCCTTGGTCCCATCCAAACCCTGTTCTATAGggagatgtaaaaattgcatTCTTTAGGAGAAGGTAGTTATTAGGCCTTTGGGTTTTGTTAGAAATTCACCAATACATTGTTTTCACTCTTAGTTACCAAAAGCAGGTGCAAGTATGAGGAAGTGACTCATTACAAAAAATCGAATAAAGAAACATTTACAAGGAGGATGCAAGAACAAGTTTCTGAGGAGATTCCAAATTGGATGCACCACCTAATGGAAGATTCCAGCTACTTAAGGTTTCACTAACCTACGGAATTCCTTCATATGCATCTATACACCT of Phoenix dactylifera cultivar Barhee BC4 unplaced genomic scaffold, palm_55x_up_171113_PBpolish2nd_filt_p 000381F, whole genome shotgun sequence contains these proteins:
- the LOC120105834 gene encoding uncharacterized protein LOC120105834; its protein translation is MEPSRRGQPQERNIGWEHGKMLGERHQFQCNYCHKCFKGGGVNRLKQHLAGNSREISACSECPPTIRQLMRKNLAEIKAAKERAAKQKAEVERQAAEAPSYHLMESQEAEGPDEEEAQIQAAMRASLDDRWQQEEVARHRARFGPSFFESGAGSGGSRQDPEFQRTTSVRKGEGRGRSRIASILGGFGSRKKSSGGIPPGASIHDVDPHAFPRRDSKQQRVDTMWKKEKKKDMWRAIGSWFHFSHIPANAADNTYYKSAISAIQTAGPGVDPPGPRNIYGELLDNNKEELENWIGSYKSKWPTYGLTLMCDGWTGPTKRAIINFLTYCDTKIFFHKSVDASDKVHNASYILRLMEEVIDQIREENIVQVVTDNGPQYKLAGQVLMERRPKIFWTPCAAHCIDLILMDIGKIRRVQHTVEIAQRITRYIYSHTWVLSLMRRYAGGEILRPGVTRFATNYIALDSLIEKKGALRQMFVSPEWQESRYAQAGTEGSRMEDLVSRQSFWQRANAIVKAIKPLYEVLRAVDSERYPQMGFLYHMMEKAKAQIMEADVAHAQEYIDIIERRWGAQMCRELHLAGKR